In a genomic window of Comamonadaceae bacterium OTU4NAUVB1:
- a CDS encoding cation diffusion facilitator family transporter, whose protein sequence is MPILPRSLRRGRLPQPRTLLRLSIAVALITIVLKGLAGYVTNSMGLISDAMESFVNLASATFALGMVTIATRPPDDDHPYGHHKAEYFSSGFEGILILGASLAIGVVAVLRLLSPQPLEDLGWGLALSIVSSGFNGALAWMLFRAGREHRSIALEADARHLVTDVWTSAAVVVGIVGVHFTGWLWLDPVLAIGVALNIAREGVHLVWRSSQGLMDQALDAESLATLDAVLARFAAQPGGVTLRFDDIATRSAGQRRFADLHMHVPGDWSLRHAAALRDRLEQALMDALPGLRVTIQLLPLDMEARAVLLADGQGAA, encoded by the coding sequence ATGCCGATCCTTCCCCGGTCCCTGCGTCGTGGTCGCCTGCCGCAGCCGCGCACGCTGCTGCGGCTGTCGATCGCGGTGGCGCTGATCACCATCGTGCTCAAGGGACTGGCCGGGTACGTGACCAATTCCATGGGCCTGATCTCCGATGCGATGGAGTCCTTCGTCAACCTGGCGAGCGCGACCTTCGCGCTGGGCATGGTGACGATCGCGACCCGGCCTCCGGACGACGACCATCCCTACGGACATCACAAGGCCGAATACTTCTCCTCCGGCTTCGAGGGCATCCTGATCCTGGGCGCGTCCCTGGCGATCGGCGTGGTGGCGGTCCTGCGCCTGCTCTCGCCGCAACCCCTGGAGGACCTCGGCTGGGGGCTGGCGCTGTCGATCGTCAGTTCCGGCTTCAACGGCGCGCTGGCCTGGATGCTGTTCCGGGCCGGGCGCGAGCACCGCTCGATCGCGCTGGAGGCCGACGCGCGCCACCTCGTGACCGACGTCTGGACCTCGGCCGCCGTGGTGGTGGGCATCGTCGGCGTGCACTTCACGGGCTGGCTCTGGCTCGATCCGGTGCTGGCCATCGGTGTGGCGCTCAACATCGCGCGCGAAGGCGTGCACCTGGTGTGGCGCTCGTCGCAGGGCCTGATGGATCAGGCGCTCGACGCCGAGTCGCTCGCCACGCTGGACGCCGTGCTGGCGCGCTTCGCCGCCCAGCCCGGCGGCGTGACCCTGCGCTTCGACGACATCGCCACCCGCAGCGCCGGCCAGCGTCGCTTCGCCGACCTGCACATGCACGTGCCGGGCGACTGGTCGCTGCGCCACGCCGCCGCCTTGCGCGACCGGCTGGAGCAGGCGCTGATGGACGCGTTGCCCGGCCTGCGCGTCACCATCCAGCTGCTGCCGCTGGACATGGAGGCGCGCGCGGTGCTCCTGGCCGACGGGCAGGGCGCCGCATGA
- the tyrS gene encoding tyrosine--tRNA ligase, translating to MTATPVTDQNVSDRVGIALETSLRGADELLPEAEWVRKLQRCETSGVPLRIKLGLDPTAPDIHIGHTVVLNKMRQLQDLGHTVIFLIGDFTTTIGDPSGRNSTRPPLTREQIEANAQTYYRQASLVLDPARTEIRYNSEWCDPLGARGLIQLAAKYTVARMMERDDFDKRFKGGQSISVHEFLYPLLQGYDSVALKSDLELGGTDQKFNLLMGRHLQQEHGQEPQCILTMPLLEGLDGVEKMSKSKGNYIGVTEEPNAMFAKVLSISDDLMWRWYTLLSFRSLADIAALRAEVAAGRNPKDAKVALAREITARFHSAAAADAAEQDFVNRSKGGVPDEMPEVSLSGAPLGIAQLLKQAGLAPSTSEGNRLIDGGGVRVDSAVVSDRGLKLDPGRYVVQVGKRKFARVTLA from the coding sequence ATGACCGCCACTCCTGTTACAGACCAAAATGTGTCCGATCGTGTAGGAATCGCGCTCGAGACGTCCCTGCGGGGCGCCGACGAATTGCTGCCCGAGGCCGAATGGGTGCGCAAGCTGCAGCGCTGCGAAACCAGCGGCGTGCCGTTGCGCATCAAGCTGGGCCTCGATCCCACGGCCCCCGACATCCACATCGGCCACACGGTGGTGCTCAACAAGATGCGCCAGCTGCAGGACCTCGGCCACACCGTGATCTTCCTGATCGGCGACTTCACCACCACGATCGGCGATCCGTCGGGACGCAACAGCACCCGGCCGCCGCTCACACGCGAACAGATCGAGGCCAACGCCCAGACCTACTACCGCCAGGCGAGCCTGGTGCTCGACCCGGCGCGCACCGAGATCCGCTACAACTCCGAATGGTGCGATCCCCTGGGCGCGCGCGGCCTGATCCAGCTGGCGGCCAAGTACACCGTGGCGCGCATGATGGAGCGGGACGACTTCGACAAGCGGTTCAAGGGCGGCCAGTCGATCTCGGTGCACGAGTTCCTCTACCCGCTACTGCAAGGCTACGACTCGGTGGCGCTGAAGTCGGACCTCGAACTCGGCGGCACCGACCAGAAGTTCAACCTGCTCATGGGCCGTCACCTGCAGCAGGAACATGGCCAGGAGCCGCAGTGCATCCTGACGATGCCGTTGCTCGAGGGCCTGGACGGCGTCGAGAAGATGTCCAAGAGCAAGGGCAACTACATCGGCGTGACCGAGGAGCCCAACGCGATGTTCGCCAAGGTGCTGTCGATCTCCGACGACCTGATGTGGCGCTGGTACACGCTGCTGAGCTTCCGCTCGCTCGCCGACATCGCCGCGCTTCGCGCCGAGGTCGCCGCCGGTCGCAACCCGAAGGACGCCAAGGTCGCTCTCGCGCGCGAGATCACGGCGCGCTTCCACAGCGCCGCCGCCGCCGACGCGGCCGAGCAGGACTTCGTCAATCGCAGCAAGGGCGGCGTGCCCGACGAGATGCCCGAGGTGTCGCTCTCCGGTGCCCCGCTGGGCATCGCGCAACTGCTCAAGCAGGCCGGCCTGGCGCCGTCCACGTCCGAGGGCAACCGCCTGATCGACGGCGGCGGCGTGCGCGTCGATTCGGCCGTGGTGAGCGACCGCGGCCTGAAGCTCGACCCCGGCCGCTATGTCGTGCAGGTCGGCAAGCGCAAGTTCGCGCGCGTGACGCTGGCCTGA
- a CDS encoding M23 family metallopeptidase, whose amino-acid sequence MIHAILAAEELIASRISRTLQTYPRQITAAIGALLLCAGGGAFAVASLGGDPADLPVQQVLEAVKPFPATSQTEALESHDFTLFRTEVTRPSDTVEALFKRLGISDPAAAAFVRGNAQARGALLSRSGRTVTAEAARDNSLQRLIARWIPDGSGAFKRLVVTQTAGGFTVRIENEQLAAASKLASGVVRTTLFAATDDANIPDAVASQLADVFDGAVDFRSLRKGDRFAVVYETFEADGQALRTGRVLSAEIESGSRTYQAIWFQEPGQKGGYYQPDGKSLGAAYLASPVEFSRISSGFAMRLHPILNSWRQHKGTDFAAPTGTAVRTVGDGVVAFAGTQSGYGNLVVIKHRNNQETAYAHLSRMDVKVGQSVNQGQFIGAVGSTGWATGPHLHFEFRINGEQADPATLAQQTGVAPLSAAARPAFERLAVSTRIELAAAFSVVQASAD is encoded by the coding sequence TTGATCCATGCCATTCTTGCTGCGGAGGAGTTGATCGCTTCCCGCATTTCCCGGACCCTGCAAACCTATCCCAGGCAGATCACCGCCGCCATCGGCGCCTTGCTGCTGTGCGCCGGCGGCGGTGCCTTCGCCGTGGCCTCGCTGGGTGGCGACCCTGCCGATCTGCCCGTGCAGCAGGTGCTCGAAGCCGTCAAGCCGTTCCCCGCCACGTCTCAGACCGAAGCCCTGGAATCGCACGATTTCACGCTGTTCCGCACCGAGGTCACGCGCCCGAGCGACACGGTCGAGGCCCTGTTCAAACGCCTGGGCATCTCCGATCCGGCCGCCGCCGCCTTCGTGCGCGGGAACGCACAGGCGCGCGGCGCGCTGCTGAGCCGGTCCGGGCGGACCGTCACGGCCGAAGCCGCGCGCGACAACTCCCTGCAACGCCTGATCGCGCGCTGGATCCCGGACGGCTCCGGCGCCTTCAAGCGCCTCGTGGTGACCCAGACGGCCGGGGGGTTCACCGTCCGCATCGAGAACGAGCAGCTCGCCGCTGCCAGCAAGCTCGCCAGCGGCGTCGTGCGCACGACGCTGTTCGCCGCCACCGACGACGCCAACATTCCCGATGCCGTCGCCAGCCAGCTGGCCGATGTGTTCGATGGCGCGGTCGACTTTCGCTCGTTGCGAAAGGGCGACCGCTTCGCCGTGGTCTACGAGACCTTCGAGGCGGATGGCCAGGCCCTGCGCACCGGTCGCGTGCTTTCCGCCGAGATCGAGAGCGGCAGCAGGACCTACCAGGCGATCTGGTTCCAGGAGCCCGGTCAGAAGGGCGGTTACTACCAGCCCGATGGCAAGAGCCTGGGCGCCGCCTATCTGGCGTCGCCGGTCGAGTTCTCGCGCATCTCCAGTGGCTTCGCGATGCGCCTGCACCCCATCCTCAACAGCTGGCGTCAGCACAAGGGCACCGATTTCGCGGCTCCCACCGGAACGGCCGTTCGCACCGTGGGCGATGGCGTGGTCGCTTTCGCAGGCACTCAGAGCGGCTATGGCAATCTGGTCGTCATCAAGCACCGCAACAACCAGGAAACGGCTTACGCCCACCTGAGCCGCATGGACGTGAAGGTCGGCCAGAGTGTGAACCAGGGCCAGTTCATCGGCGCCGTGGGCTCGACCGGCTGGGCGACCGGTCCACACCTGCATTTCGAGTTCCGCATCAACGGCGAGCAGGCCGACCCGGCCACCCTCGCCCAACAGACCGGCGTGGCACCTTTGAGTGCGGCGGCACGACCGGCTTTCGAGCGACTGGCGGTATCGACCCGCATCGAGCTGGCCGCGGCGTTCTCCGTCGTACAGGCCAGCGCCGACTGA